The Anaerolineae bacterium genome has a segment encoding these proteins:
- a CDS encoding FHA domain-containing protein — protein sequence MYKYNCRKCPIRNRCIDESDNSPSVKSMIRHAFDARTDTLTAWDRLQRSCLLVKAEEERARQAAEGSLLSRRLREARETREDEEKEAASRPKQSPDYLRPVSPQTRSKRPKLKPLTSSVRPKLRPLSSSASPKLNPPSSPQARSGSFSGANVAGDVSGLSESSSTVTVPAESLGSTPKRPQRSEPARPHWLTVKSDGRHIVLPTNGELILGRFDPNIGVPPDIDFSYEDEGVGAVSRRHARIAGAEGYHTIEDLGSRQGVLLNGKRLEFGLRHQLQSGDRIILGKVELRYDAIPSHMLIISPSDQVRHRIIVTPTGRRITIAPPNELSIGRADTYVNVMPDIDLSQDGEIAKRVSRHHAIITWRQRMPYIEDSGSGLGTRVNGKMLLLGQAVQLKPGDHIWLGGCVLAYDVDL from the coding sequence ATGTACAAATATAATTGTCGCAAATGCCCCATTCGAAATCGTTGTATTGACGAGAGTGATAATTCCCCCAGCGTTAAAAGCATGATCCGCCATGCTTTTGACGCTCGGACCGATACGCTAACAGCGTGGGATCGTTTGCAAAGAAGTTGCCTACTGGTTAAGGCCGAAGAAGAGCGAGCCAGGCAAGCTGCCGAAGGGTCGTTGTTGAGCCGTCGTTTGCGTGAGGCGCGTGAAACCAGGGAAGACGAGGAAAAGGAGGCTGCTTCACGGCCAAAACAGTCGCCAGATTATTTACGTCCTGTTTCTCCCCAAACCAGGTCCAAGCGTCCCAAACTTAAACCACTTACCTCCTCGGTTCGGCCTAAACTGAGGCCCTTATCATCGTCTGCTTCCCCTAAACTCAATCCACCCTCTTCTCCTCAAGCCAGGTCAGGGTCATTTTCTGGGGCCAATGTGGCAGGAGATGTATCTGGGTTGTCAGAATCGTCCTCAACTGTTACTGTTCCAGCCGAGTCGTTGGGGTCAACTCCAAAGAGACCGCAAAGGTCTGAACCGGCCCGGCCTCATTGGCTTACTGTTAAAAGTGATGGCCGGCATATTGTTTTGCCCACCAATGGTGAATTGATCTTGGGGCGTTTTGATCCAAATATTGGCGTGCCTCCAGATATTGATTTTAGTTACGAAGATGAGGGCGTAGGTGCTGTGTCCCGGCGACATGCCAGAATTGCTGGCGCGGAGGGATACCATACCATCGAAGACCTTGGTAGCCGCCAGGGGGTATTGCTGAACGGTAAACGACTTGAATTTGGCCTCCGGCATCAATTACAGTCAGGCGACCGGATCATCCTGGGTAAAGTTGAACTGCGCTACGATGCAATACCCAGCCACATGTTGATTATATCACCCAGTGACCAGGTGCGGCACAGGATTATTGTAACTCCTACGGGTCGCCGCATCACTATTGCTCCCCCCAATGAGCTTTCTATTGGACGGGCTGATACCTATGTCAATGTTATGCCTGATATTGATCTCAGCCAGGATGGCGAGATAGCCAAGCGGGTCTCGCGTCACCATGCCATTATTACCTGGCGTCAGCGCATGCCGTATATAGAAGATTCAGGCAGTGGCCTGGGCACGCGCGTAAATGGCAAAATGTTATTGCTGGGGCAAGCGGTCCAACTTAAGCCCGGCGATCATATTTGGTTAGGTGGTTGTGTGCTGGCCTACGATGTGGATTTATAG
- a CDS encoding DUF11 domain-containing protein, protein MKHSTRQVATTFFILLLAAPIVLFWPAIISGLEGYIPTASAQEPPDNDFSLFSISDETWAALGLSSEIIEASNASFNLETVKRTNTLSVASGSAITFTIAITNHGPDAAQYVFFRDDWPDEMQNVAFLFNRAVISDGLAKPTWVITEPIPKDQAAFVTVTGILTSAPNVTVKNQVTAASAGETSPANNTSEVSVYIAGHSPIRPLYLPAIFKSPPKVLLFSDGFSNNSNGWTTTDDSNCDRGFQDNEYRMKVDADKSCFTPAPSKAEYTYGEFQVSARVSDGDGEFAYGLYINGSGEDYYYLFRVKPDDECGWLLTRRKDGSSTTLASSGCVSAINRGATKNNLIIKHRNDGVITLYINGTQVYSINDGNSLTGVGTGLYAEADNDKDITVRFDDFRVYTIP, encoded by the coding sequence ATGAAACACAGTACAAGACAGGTTGCCACCACATTTTTTATTTTACTTCTGGCTGCGCCGATTGTTTTGTTTTGGCCCGCTATCATTAGTGGACTTGAGGGTTACATTCCAACGGCTTCTGCGCAGGAACCGCCGGATAACGATTTTTCCCTGTTTTCAATCAGCGATGAAACTTGGGCCGCCCTCGGTTTGTCCAGCGAAATTATTGAGGCGTCAAACGCTTCCTTCAACCTGGAGACGGTAAAAAGAACAAACACCCTTTCTGTAGCTTCCGGCAGCGCCATTACCTTCACAATTGCCATTACCAATCATGGCCCTGATGCGGCCCAATATGTTTTCTTCAGGGATGACTGGCCTGATGAAATGCAAAATGTGGCCTTTTTGTTCAACAGGGCCGTCATCTCTGATGGGTTGGCCAAACCCACCTGGGTAATTACTGAACCAATCCCAAAGGACCAGGCCGCCTTTGTCACCGTCACCGGAATTCTGACTTCCGCTCCCAACGTCACCGTAAAAAATCAGGTCACAGCGGCCTCAGCCGGAGAGACTTCCCCTGCCAACAATACCTCGGAGGTGAGCGTATATATTGCCGGCCATTCACCCATACGCCCACTTTATCTGCCCGCCATCTTCAAAAGCCCGCCCAAAGTACTATTATTTTCCGATGGCTTCTCCAACAACTCAAACGGTTGGACCACGACGGATGATTCTAACTGCGACAGAGGATTCCAGGACAACGAATATCGAATGAAGGTTGACGCTGATAAGAGCTGTTTTACCCCTGCGCCGAGCAAAGCCGAATATACTTATGGAGAGTTCCAGGTATCGGCCCGGGTGAGTGACGGCGATGGCGAATTTGCCTATGGTCTTTATATCAATGGGTCGGGCGAAGATTATTACTATCTTTTCAGAGTAAAACCTGATGATGAATGTGGCTGGTTGTTAACCCGGCGCAAGGACGGTTCCTCCACCACCCTGGCCAGCAGCGGCTGTGTTTCCGCCATCAATAGGGGCGCCACCAAAAACAACCTCATCATCAAACACCGTAACGATGGCGTAATTACGCTTTACATCAACGGAACGCAAGTATATTCCATCAACGACGGCAACTCCTTGACCGGCGTGGGCACAGGTTTATACGCTGAAGCAGACAACGATAAAGATATTACTGTCCGGTTTGATGATTTTAGGGTTTATACCATCCCTTAA
- a CDS encoding ABC transporter substrate-binding protein — MSKKLFSLFLLVLVLALLPATVAAQGEGSTYTVQADDWLSKLAEKEYGDILAYPAIVYYTNQMAKTDSSLTKVTDPNSIEVGDVLYLPSAEEAAAYLAGERVGPAKGDAAPADEWGVVEIAPGAPIRLGFAAALSGAGVDILGIDEQRGAQLAVADRPNVAGHPVELVIEDSLCSGEGGTAVANKFVADPTIVAVVGHMCSSSCIPASDIYEGANYTMLSPSCTAVAFTARSLASANRVCWSDAIQGPAAAGFAYNTLGARKMATIHDGSPYGEGLVNETAAAFKALGGEVVAQEAVAVGDTDMRPVLTKIGAESPDIIYFGGFVAEGAFLASQRFDVGLGDVIFMGADGIKADDYIKAAGDAAEGSYASAADLGAAGPGLSAFFTKYEAAYGEEPPAPFHAHAYDAVNVYLDAIYASAVEGPDGTLWIGRKALNDAVRATSGLQGLSGVLTCNAKGDCGTGTVAVSEVKNGEFVTVE; from the coding sequence ATGAGTAAAAAACTATTTAGTCTGTTCTTATTAGTGTTGGTTTTAGCTCTACTGCCGGCTACTGTAGCCGCCCAGGGCGAGGGGTCAACCTATACCGTTCAGGCGGATGACTGGTTGTCAAAGCTGGCCGAAAAAGAGTATGGCGACATCTTGGCCTACCCGGCCATCGTCTACTATACCAATCAAATGGCCAAAACCGACAGCAGCCTCACCAAGGTAACCGACCCCAACAGCATTGAAGTAGGCGACGTACTCTACCTGCCCTCTGCTGAAGAAGCCGCCGCTTATCTGGCTGGCGAGCGCGTTGGCCCGGCCAAGGGCGACGCCGCTCCGGCCGACGAATGGGGAGTGGTAGAGATTGCTCCTGGCGCTCCAATTCGGTTGGGTTTTGCGGCTGCCCTGAGTGGCGCAGGCGTTGACATCTTGGGCATTGACGAGCAGCGCGGCGCGCAATTAGCTGTAGCCGACCGCCCCAACGTAGCCGGGCACCCGGTTGAGCTGGTCATTGAAGACTCCCTCTGCTCCGGCGAGGGTGGCACCGCTGTGGCCAATAAATTTGTGGCCGATCCCACTATTGTGGCTGTAGTGGGCCATATGTGCTCCAGCTCCTGTATTCCCGCCTCCGATATTTACGAGGGCGCAAACTATACTATGCTCTCTCCCAGTTGCACGGCAGTTGCTTTCACCGCCCGCAGCCTGGCGTCAGCCAACCGCGTTTGCTGGAGCGACGCCATTCAGGGGCCGGCGGCGGCTGGTTTTGCCTACAACACCCTGGGCGCTCGCAAAATGGCCACCATCCACGACGGCAGCCCCTACGGCGAAGGTCTGGTTAACGAAACTGCGGCGGCCTTTAAGGCTTTAGGCGGTGAAGTGGTAGCCCAAGAAGCTGTGGCCGTGGGCGATACCGATATGCGCCCGGTGCTGACCAAGATTGGCGCGGAAAGCCCCGACATCATCTACTTTGGCGGTTTCGTGGCCGAAGGCGCTTTCCTGGCCAGCCAGCGCTTTGACGTTGGTTTAGGCGACGTTATCTTTATGGGCGCCGATGGGATCAAGGCCGACGATTACATCAAGGCTGCCGGCGACGCCGCCGAAGGCAGCTACGCCAGCGCCGCCGACCTGGGCGCCGCCGGGCCTGGCCTGAGTGCTTTCTTTACCAAGTATGAAGCCGCCTACGGCGAGGAACCACCCGCGCCGTTCCATGCCCACGCTTATGATGCTGTAAATGTTTACCTGGACGCCATCTATGCTTCGGCGGTTGAAGGGCCAGACGGCACGCTATGGATTGGCCGCAAGGCCCTCAACGATGCCGTCCGCGCCACCAGTGGTCTCCAGGGTCTCTCCGGCGTGCTCACCTGTAATGCCAAGGGTGACTGCGGGACCGGGACCGTAGCCGTATCCGAAGTTAAAAACGGCGAATTTGTCACGGTTGAATAA
- a CDS encoding MFS transporter — MNSITDTIAGETEKAYRKIINSWAMYDWANSAFVTTIMATVLPVYYSSVAGVDLPGNLATVYWGYTTSIALLITALLAPILGAIADFSGMKKRFLMAFAAMGVLFSALLYFVTTGDWLMASLFFIFGNIAFAAADLFYNSLLPHVARPEDIDEVSTRGYAFGYLGGGLLLAINVLMIQFMADKTLAARLSFVSVAVWWGIFTLPLVFNIKEPPATREESESINPVLAGFRRVWRTFNQIRHYKQLFLFLVAFWAYNDGIGTIIKMATIYGAEIGIGQTDLIGALLMTQFVGIPFAFGFGRLAKRIGAKSSIYLGLTVYTLISMAGYFMSVAWHFWLLAFMVGTVQGGSQALSRSLFGAMSPKAKMAEFFGFYEMSSRTAGIIGPFLFAVIGQMAGSSRLSIVALVVFFIMGGFLLSRVDIQEGIRVAREENAGSDLGKDKGRF; from the coding sequence ATGAACAGCATTACAGATACAATTGCCGGCGAAACGGAAAAAGCATATCGCAAAATCATCAATTCATGGGCTATGTATGATTGGGCTAACTCGGCCTTTGTTACCACTATCATGGCCACCGTGCTGCCGGTGTATTATAGTAGCGTGGCCGGAGTTGATTTGCCGGGGAATTTGGCCACAGTCTACTGGGGGTATACTACCAGTATCGCTCTGCTTATTACTGCCTTGTTGGCCCCAATTTTGGGGGCTATTGCCGATTTTTCTGGTATGAAAAAGCGGTTCTTGATGGCTTTTGCCGCAATGGGGGTGCTGTTTTCCGCTTTGCTCTATTTTGTGACTACCGGCGACTGGTTAATGGCCTCGCTCTTTTTTATCTTTGGCAACATCGCCTTTGCTGCCGCCGACTTATTCTATAATTCCCTACTGCCGCACGTGGCCCGGCCGGAGGATATTGATGAGGTTTCTACGCGGGGCTATGCCTTTGGTTATTTGGGCGGCGGTCTCTTATTGGCCATTAACGTTTTGATGATTCAGTTTATGGCCGATAAAACTTTAGCGGCCCGGCTCTCGTTTGTGAGTGTGGCGGTGTGGTGGGGAATTTTTACCCTTCCACTTGTTTTTAACATTAAAGAACCACCGGCCACCAGAGAGGAGTCAGAATCTATCAATCCGGTGTTGGCTGGATTCCGGCGGGTGTGGCGCACTTTCAATCAAATTCGACACTACAAGCAGTTGTTTCTTTTTTTAGTGGCTTTTTGGGCTTACAATGATGGGATTGGCACGATTATCAAAATGGCCACCATCTACGGCGCCGAGATAGGCATTGGCCAGACAGACCTGATTGGCGCGTTATTGATGACTCAGTTTGTGGGCATTCCCTTTGCCTTTGGCTTTGGCCGGCTGGCCAAACGAATAGGCGCCAAATCAAGCATTTACCTGGGCTTAACCGTTTATACCCTTATCTCTATGGCCGGTTATTTTATGTCGGTGGCCTGGCATTTTTGGCTGCTGGCCTTTATGGTAGGTACGGTGCAGGGCGGCTCGCAGGCGTTAAGCCGTTCCCTCTTTGGCGCGATGTCGCCCAAGGCCAAGATGGCCGAGTTTTTTGGCTTTTACGAGATGAGTTCTCGTACCGCCGGAATCATTGGGCCGTTTTTATTTGCCGTTATCGGTCAAATGGCCGGTTCCAGCCGTTTGAGTATTGTGGCCCTGGTGGTGTTTTTTATTATGGGTGGTTTTCTGTTGAGCCGGGTAGATATACAGGAAGGCATTCGGGTAGCCAGGGAAGAGAATGCTGGCTCTGATTTGGGAAAAGATAAGGGCAGGTTTTAG
- a CDS encoding formylglycine-generating enzyme family protein, which translates to MIEDPIISSDTPAASIIVWPDDGKDMVFIEGGVCIMGSSEGNPNYRPEHQVEVASFYIDAWPVTNAEYRQFVEATGHPVPNYDVSWCDTQGYNWDPETRMYPEGKAHHPVVLVTWEDAMAYAAWAHKRLPTEAEWECAARGLSGRRYPWGNEFEPGYCCNCKESGLGGTSPIGHFSPQGDTPEGLVDMVGNVWEWTNSLYWPYPYNPDDGRESREAMGFRVLRGASWVNDANIVHCLSRLDGDFIFYTNVGFRCAVSPE; encoded by the coding sequence ATGATTGAGGATCCGATAATTTCATCCGACACCCCAGCCGCTTCTATTATTGTCTGGCCCGACGATGGAAAGGATATGGTGTTTATCGAGGGTGGCGTCTGCATTATGGGCAGCAGCGAGGGTAATCCCAATTATCGGCCTGAACACCAGGTGGAAGTGGCCAGCTTTTATATTGACGCCTGGCCGGTAACAAATGCTGAATACAGGCAATTTGTCGAGGCCACCGGCCACCCTGTGCCCAATTACGACGTTAGTTGGTGCGATACCCAAGGCTATAATTGGGACCCCGAAACTCGAATGTATCCCGAAGGCAAAGCCCATCATCCTGTCGTATTGGTGACCTGGGAGGACGCCATGGCTTATGCAGCTTGGGCGCACAAACGCCTGCCTACTGAGGCCGAATGGGAATGTGCGGCGCGCGGGTTGAGCGGCCGGCGATATCCCTGGGGAAATGAATTTGAGCCGGGGTATTGTTGCAACTGTAAAGAAAGTGGCCTGGGCGGTACTAGCCCTATTGGTCATTTCTCGCCTCAAGGAGACACGCCAGAAGGATTGGTTGATATGGTGGGTAATGTGTGGGAATGGACCAACAGCCTTTACTGGCCTTACCCCTACAACCCTGACGATGGGCGTGAAAGCCGTGAGGCGATGGGATTTCGGGTGTTGCGAGGCGCTTCGTGGGTGAATGATGCTAACATTGTTCACTGCCTATCACGTTTGGACGGTGACTTTATATTCTACACCAACGTAGGCTTCCGTTGCGCTGTATCCCCCGAATAG